The Magnolia sinica isolate HGM2019 chromosome 10, MsV1, whole genome shotgun sequence genome includes a window with the following:
- the LOC131257575 gene encoding flowering-promoting factor 1-like, whose translation MSGVWVFKDGVMRLENPATGLGEADRGESSNTRRKVLVYTPTNEVIASYTLLERRLAGLGWERYYDKPNLIQFHKRSSNDLISLPKDVSKFNSVYMFDIVLKNQSKFQVRDM comes from the coding sequence ATGTCTGGAGTTTGGGTGTTCAAAGACGGCGTGATGCGCCTTGAGAACCCAGCAACTGGACTGGGTGAAGCGGACAGAGGCGAATCAAGCAATACACGACGCAAGGTCTTAGTGTACACGCCGACTAACGAAGTCATTGCTTCTTACACACTGCTCGAACGAAGGCTTGCCGGTCTCGGGTGGGAGAGATACTACGACAAACCTAACCTCATTCAATTCCACAAGCGATCATCCAACGATCTCATCTCCCTCCCTAAGGATGTCTCCAAATTCAATTCAGTTTACATGTTTGACATTGTCCTGAAAAACCAGAGCAAGTTCCAGGTTAGAgacatgtga